A window from Terriglobales bacterium encodes these proteins:
- a CDS encoding GNAT family N-acetyltransferase → VARKFRRQGLTVELLRAAVEYARKQGAHIVEGYPVDPRQKPVADAFVYHGLASAFRKAGFREVARRSETRPIMRYVIGKNQKQ, encoded by the coding sequence CGTTGCCAGGAAGTTCCGCCGGCAAGGTCTGACAGTGGAGTTACTCAGAGCTGCCGTTGAGTATGCCCGCAAGCAAGGCGCGCACATCGTCGAGGGCTACCCGGTTGATCCCAGGCAGAAACCGGTCGCAGATGCGTTTGTCTATCACGGCCTGGCTTCGGCTTTTCGTAAGGCAGGATTCAGGGAGGTGGCGCGACGGTCAGAGACGAGGCCAATTATGCGCTACGTGATT